GAACTGCAAGTAGCAGGTAGGCCGCTGAAGTTGGTAAGCCCATACCAAGAATGAAAGACGCAAGTGCCGTTAACAAAAGCACGCCCCAAAGGTTCCCGTCACCCACTTCGATAATCAGACCTGAAACCATAAGCCCCATACCGGTCAGGTTTAGAACCCCCCAATGACAATACCAGCAGATGCAACAGCAGCAACGATTGGTAATGTGTTGGTTAATGTCTCTTGCATGACTCCAATCAAGTCAACCCAATTAATACGAGTCGATGCTCTCCAAGGGCTAATGACTAAGCCTACAACAATACCCATCACTGCCGCTTGAGTCGGAGACTTGCCTGAGATCATGAGCCCAACCAACGCGACTAGTGGTAGGAGTAAATAGCTTTTTTGATTTTAACGTTTCTTTAAGCAGTTGCCATCCGGCTTCTGTATCAGGTTGTAAACCTAGACGACCTGCTTCTAAACGAACAGAAACCATCAATGCAAGAATGTAAAGCAAAGCCGGAACTAATGCAGCCAGTGCCACTTCCGCATAAGTTATACCGATCATCTCTGCCATAAGGAAAGCAGCGGCACCCATGACAGGTGGCATGATTTGACCCAGCAGAAGAAGCCGCGGCTTCAATTGCTCCCGCTAATTTAGGGCTATAGCCAACACGCTTCATTAATGGGATTGTGAACGTACCTGTTGTTACAACGTTTGCTACAGCACTTCCGTTTAGTGAGCCCAACAATGCACTTGAGAGAGCTGCGGAAAGCCCTGGACCACCTTGGACACGACCGGTTAGACCACGAGCAATATCAACGAAAACTTCACCAGTACCAATTTTGGTCAGAATCGCCCCAAACAAACCGAATAGGAAAAATGTATTCAACAGCAACGCCCATT
This Vibrio ostreae DNA region includes the following protein-coding sequences:
- a CDS encoding TRAP transporter large permease subunit, producing the protein MISGKSPTQAAVMGIVVGLVISPWRASTRINWVDLIGVMQETLTNTLPIVAAVASAGIVIGGF
- a CDS encoding TRAP transporter large permease subunit; amino-acid sequence: MPPVMGAAAFLMAEMIGITYAEVALAALVPALLYILALMVSVRLEAGRLGLQPDTEAGWQLLKETLKSKKLFTPTTSRVGWAHDLRQVSDSSGSDGYCCRLSH